Within Lolium rigidum isolate FL_2022 chromosome 5, APGP_CSIRO_Lrig_0.1, whole genome shotgun sequence, the genomic segment ATAAAACGACAAAATGTATGTTGTTAGCAAAATGTCTACTTAGGTTGAGTCAATAACCATTGCCTGAGTTTGTTATACTAATATATTTTTCAGCGAAGCACGAACACAACAAGTATCATGGCATAACTCAGTGTTTTCACATGTAGAATCATACTACTCGTGATTCAACTATTTAGTGTAGCAAAGATGTACAATTATACTACATGAGTTTAGTTTTTGGCTCAAATTTGTTATGTTTATCATAACTTGTGGTTGGTTTCTTCTAGACTTCTACATGTTCCTTATGTGATCTAAAAATTTGTTTTGCTTACACAAATTAATGTTTCTCCCAAGAGCATTGGGAAGTATTAATTTGTGATCAAGGGTCCCCCGATTACTTCTCACAACCTCATGAGTCTCTTGGTGTGGACTTGGGAGAATGTTGCCACATGGTAAGAAAAGATACTGAGAGCTCCCTTGCCTCCTCCttccaccttttttttttgtctcatcCAGAATTGTTAGCATTGATGACCAGCGGGACCACAACCTGAGCAAAGCAAGATGAACATACTAGTTTTGCATATTGATGGTATATTTTCTAATATGGTGGAACCACTTTGTTTTGTTACATGAACCATACACTCCAGTGACTCCATGTTACAGAATCATCATGTTCCATTTAAGGcctatttggtttgcatgattttgAAAACATTGGAATAGAAATGAAATACAAAAGGCAGATATGGCAATATTTGCTACTAGGAAACAGATTGAATATTTAAAGAACAAagtttacccccccccccccaaactttGTCGCTCATATTTTCTCCCCAAACTTTTCTAGACTCACTAGGCCGCTCTACACTATCACTAATGGTCCATTTAACACCCTTATCTCAGGATTTGGAACAACCTTTTGAACCGGGCTAGGGGGTTAAATAGACCATTACTCCTAGTTTAGGGAGGTTTAGTGAACCAAGTAAAGAATAGGGGCGAAATATGAGCCAAGTGGAAAGTTCACATGAATAGAAAAACTGAAGAATCATAATAAATACTATTATGAACTAATAGTCAATCCACATGAAATGGTATAACTAGGGCGTTAGTATGCCGCTGAAAATCTTGTCTCGTACTTCATGGGTAGGAATTCTAAAACGACGTCCGAGTCAATTGAACAATCCATGTGTTTTTTTCTTTAAAATCAAGGTTAAAGaaaatttcttggattttttccttCACCCATTCCTTTGAACCACACACGTGAACAGTGTCATGAAACAAAACGAAATTGTATTCATATGCTTCAACTCGACTATTTTTGGCTTCACACATTCTACAAACATGGAAACACAAAGAAGCTTGGATTTGGATGTAACACATTTTGAATTCTACAATAATGAAAAACATAATATTTTGTAATTGTAGTTGTTCGATTgccacaaaaaaacataaaaacgtTGGTGAAGTAAAAAAATTAGACTCGAGGGGGTCGGGGATTTATGTGGAAATTACCATAGATGAGATCATTCAAAATTATAGTATGGCCTGCAATCCTACTATCCAAACAAAACTATTTGCAAAAGAAAATATAGAAATAGAATATTgcaaaatatataaaaattacTTGGAACCAAAGAGGCTCTTTACTTGGTTCCCTCCACCAAACACACCCCAAGAGAACTACCACCTAAACTGTAGAGCTTGTTAGTTGTTACTGTACTAAACTCTTGCTTTCCCTAAGTGTGTTCAACTTCCAACAAAATTTAAGAGAATTCTCTGCCAAAATCAATACTAATAACGAAATTCCTCAAACATTTTTCAAAGCAAGTTTCTTCAGAGGTTTCTGGGTCGCAATCAGCCCCTGTCAATAATGTGCGCAGGGTTGGCACGTTTAGCACCGCACACGCACATTTCCACCCTCCGACTAACCCCAAAGAACCTCCACCCTCAGATCTCGATCCGACGGCTGTACATCGACCCCAGACCAGCCAAAGACCGGCGCAACCGTGCAAGCGGGCCAAACCAGCCTTCCTGCAAACCGCTGTTCCCCAAAGCGTCCTCCTTTTTCCTCTCAGGCGACGCGAATGGAGAAGGGCTCAGGCGCCGCCGCgggaggcagcgcgcggccgccgccgatgccgcAGTTCGACGAGTTCCCGTTCGAGGGGAAGAAGCCCGTCAAGAACCCCTTCGTCCCCATCGGTACGCATCCCGCGCCCTCGCTGTGTTACAGAGTGTTCTGGGAAAGGGGTAGGATCGTGGATCGATCGCCTTGTCCTAGGTTTGGCCGGGTTGCTTTGTGATTTGGTAGATTCCGGTAGGTTTATGGTGACTTGTGCTTTCTTACTAATGATTTTTTATTGTTGCTGTGGGGATCTTTCGGCGTGAATGAGGAGTAACGAATCTTGGCTATTGTTGGTTTCCATAGATTGTGTGTATTTTGTTAGCGATATATTAAGAAAAATCTAGTTTGACAGATCAGCAGCTGTGAAAAGTTAAGGTCGTGTAAAACACAACGATTgtttcaactttattttcttaaaTCGGGAAATCTTGTTAGTTTCTTGGCATTTAATCATGTTCTGTGTATATTAGTTTGTCAAGTGCGCTATGAACCTGTGATGAGTTGGTGTAACTGCAAATTTTGCCTGTAACGTGGCATGATGCGTGAACTGGATAGGTTTGGTACTAGTGACTGTTGCTGTTGGGATCTTTCACCATAAATGGGGGCATAGGGGGTAACGAATCTATGGCTATTGGCTGTTAGCCTGTTAATGATACTAGGATTAAGAAAAATCTAGTTTGATGGATCAGCAGCTGTGAAGAGTTAAGGCCGTGTAAAACAGAACGATTGGTGAACTGTGCTGATACTATACTTTCTTAAATCATGAAATGTTGTTAGTATCTTGGCATATAATCATGTGCTGTGTATGTTAGTTTTTTAAGTGTGCTATAAATCTGTGATGAATTGATGGAACTGCAAATTTTCCTGTAAGTTGAAATGAGGTGAGAACTGGATCAGTTTGAAATTACAGGGGCAACCTTCCGTTGATGTTTAGGAGTTTTGCTTGAATTTCATGGGCGACCACGCTTACAGGACTAAAAAGTATTATAGTCGTATTGGTACCAATGTAGCATAGGACTAAAAAGTAACGACTGGTCGTTtggtcatgatatatgtatgtgttcATCAACATTGCTTTGTTGGATTTGAATAGTTCATCAAGTAGATTAAATGCATATTGCTGTGTCATGACTCATGGGTAGTTCTATTCTTTTTCTGCCATTATGCCTTTTATCTTTCTAAGGTTGTCTAGGGACAGACAGCGGAGCCTTAAGTTCAGCTGAGGTGAGCCAGCTCAATTGGGATGTATGGCAAGAACAATATGCTGAGCAGTCAGCACAGCACATGTTCAAGGGACTTATGAGCTTGATTTTGGTAGGTTTCAGATGTTCTTAGTCTTGTAAGGGGTGACTTGGTACAGTGTTCATCGAGTTCTAGATTGTGAAGTCACTTAAACTCATGTTACCAAAATATGTAAACGGGTTATGGAATACTGGAAGTATTCACTTGCTAGGTTGTATGAGAATTGAGGCAATGGCATGGCCATTGGACTGTTTGGTGTAAATGAAATAAGTTAAACGATCCAGTCAAGGGAAATCAGAGCTCGAAGTGCCAAGGATAGTGATGGGGAACTTCAGTGTAGGAAACATGTTGTTGGTATGTTTGGGTTGGTCCATATGGATAGAGATTAGATGTTTAAGTAGTCTTGTGCAGTAGAAGGATGATGTGCACTACCTTGTTCATCACACTCTCTCCTCCTTGAGCATCACCAGAATCGACCACTTTGAAGTTGAAGATGCCTTTATAAGTTGAAAGAGCCTTACTGCCTGAGGCGACATGTCTATTTTATGGCTTATACATGAATCTTCTTCAAGAGGTGGCTGATCGTAGAACATACAGGATGGTGTTTACAGAACATTTTTGTGGCATTTATCACGATTCAGCTTATTTGGCAATCACTGGTGTTATAAGCTATATCAGCTAGGCTTTAAGTCTCGATTTAGATGATAGCCTTATACCTTTAGAAACACTTATGATCTTTTCATGTCTTGCTTTGTTCAAATCTCATTTAAACATTCAATAATCGAATGTCAACCTGTATATCCTGGATCCTGCAATTATTTACTGAGTCTACTTCATATGTTTTTAATTGAACTAGAAGTACAGCTTTGCTTCATGTTTGCCCCTCCCTTCCTGTATGCTACTTTAACTATATTCATGTCAGAGCAAATGAAACGTGGCTGGAATACTAGTGTCGGTATTGATTTGTCTATGGATAACCTCACTCAAATTCCTCTTATTTCAGGTGCATTGGTCACTGCGGGTGTCCTGACTGCTGGTCTAGTCAGCTTCCGCTACGGGAATTCTCGACTGGGTCAGAAGCTGATGAGGGCCCGTGTGGTTGCTCAAGGCGTAACGGTTGCTCTGATGGTTGGCAGCGCGTACTACTACGGCGACCAAATCAAGCTGTTCAAGAAAGGGTCAAGCCCTGAACTTTGACTGGATAGTTGTTCTGTCATGCATGGGATTGGAATGCCATATATTATGCACCGAAGGTTCACCTGGGGGCTCTCTCTGTGATGTTCAATTCCTCCCAGTCTTTGGGCATTGAACATGTGATTTAGGCTTTTGGTATGTGGTAGCAAAACTGAAATCAATTTTGGTCCAGATTCACGAATAAAGATTTTCTGCATGAACGTGCAGACAAACTTGTTCTACCTGCGGCCAGGTGTTCTCTGATACAGAGGACTGTGACGTGATAACATTGTTGTTCTTTGTGTGCGTCTTTGCTACTGGGTTTATCATCACTAGTAGGAGTTGCTTTGACCTCTCGGCCATCGGATCATGCAAATGAGTATATTGGACATATGATCAAATTTAGATACCTTCCTGCATGTTACACTTGAACTAATGCCTTTCCTCACAATTTGCATTTGTCGGGGGTTCACAGCCTAGCGCTGGCCTTCCACAATTCATCAGCTTCTTACTTGAAAATAAAGTTCCATTAAGTTCAGCAACATTTTACAAAGGCAAGGGTGCTTATAGCATCACAGAATTCTGAGATTACATCTCTGAAGAACCAACATACACCTTCCTCAAGGCACCTTAAGACGAAAGGCATGTCCAGAACCTGAATCCTAGCAGCAAGCTTTGCTTGAAAATGGGCAACACCTGATGGTTTGATGTGCAGATCCAGAGCTGAACCTGTGGCCAAACGTTGGTCTTGAGTTGTTCGTCTACCTTGGATCCCTGAAGCATAGGTTGTGCTGCAGCAAACACCTATCCCGGGTGGGCTGGAGTGGGAAGGCCCAACCATTTCCTAACTATCGCTGCAGATATGAAACttacccctcaaaaaaaaaaattttgtgTACGTCCGCAGGCATCTTATAATCACCAACCTAATCAATCTCAGAACACACCAGATAATCAGTTACATCTAGAAGTTAGCTTTGTTACGGTGGGCAGGAgcaccagccgccgccgccggcggagccTGAAGAGCGGAGCAGGTGGCCGGCAATGGCCTGCGTCCTCGGCTGCGCCGGCGTCGCGCTCATGTGCGTCTCCGGCGCACTTGTGTCGCTGCTTCTCAGGTCCATCAACCGCGACCGCTTCCTGccgcatcttccagccgccgccatCGGTGTCATCGCCGCGGCGCTCCTGATCTTTCTGTTCTCGCTCCTCGCCTTGggattcttcctcctcctcttctccattGGCACGCTCGTAGAGACGCGTCGCGTGAATCGCACCGTGCGCCCTATACCCCCGTACCTTATTGATGCGCTTTAATTACTAGGATTATTACTTTGAGACTGCTTCGTGCGTGGATTCTCTAGCTGATGGTATTGTGGCGGTCTGATTACTTTATGCCGTTTTGCATGCACGTTGTGCTATGGCTGCACACTGCTGGTACTTATTAGTACACCTCGTCAATTTTCAATCCCAGATTTGAAAGTGATTtatgtttcaaaataaaaatatcgAAACGCCACGATAGGTTTTGAAACACAATGAAACAACATACAAAATTGTAACGCACTCAACATGTGATAAATTTATGGAACCCCGGCATGGTGTGGGAGGTGGCGCCGCCACCAAGCCAGTCATCCAGCCAGAAGCTGGTGCACTCGCCGTCGCCCACAGACGCCTTCGAGACGTCATCCAGCGAGGAGGAACCTGAATTTTGAAACGCAGCGAAACCTCATGATTTAACGTTCAAGAATCAAGATCCATCTTCTTGTGTTTCCAAACCTGAATTTCGTAACACTCTCCATGCAAAAGGCTTTACTCTAGGAACCATCTTCTTGCGTTTCCAAACCTGCAAAGGGAGGTTATTTCTTATCTGAACTAGCACTTTGGTCTTTGGTTGGCACAATTTCATCAGCTTGCGCAAGGTGTATAAACATGAACAGACCAGGATAATAACCTGGTTTCATTATATTAACACTTAACAGAAGTGTACATCATCGACTGCCTAAAGGAATAAGCAGTAACT encodes:
- the LOC124653031 gene encoding RING-H2 finger protein ATL48-like, whose protein sequence is MEKGSGAAAGGSARPPPMPQFDEFPFEGKKPVKNPFVPIGALVTAGVLTAGLVSFRYGNSRLGQKLMRARVVAQGVTVALMVGSAYYYGDQIKLFKKGSSPEL